A single genomic interval of bacterium harbors:
- a CDS encoding VCBS repeat-containing protein, protein MLLAISVFIPLPLFAAVPLPSSPSWTSSDNDYSTGGAFADLNGDGWIDFITSNGNDEAVDHNGVYMNNHGTIEAVASWRSADSGYFGHCYVGDVNNDGLPDLAVAFLGKSDTGELTARIYRNDGGTLGPAPWWKAHDKHSSFDCCLGDVDLDGRLDLAISAGDAYTSETDSVRIYHNNGTTFDTLPFWTAHDGTPSDAVRFCDIDNDGDLDLFVGQHGKVSMYRNNAGTLSQTPTWVAHSGVGWVLRLALADYDNDGYPDLAVACNGQIGDSNCIKVFHNNSGTLDTIASFTMLRANTYSSCVAWADVNGDQYLDLTGGGWWEPAVVFENHAGELDTTPTWSWAPANHSDLVCEAEAWGDVTNRHLASVAESFDGDGQRKLFNLHRRPIQFIDSVSVGAVRLPAAGFCSDPLLGYVSIASAPPSGSANVVCFYRFSNYPDLAVTNWDQTHGNYVFLNTASGGVANQPTPLAASRFKAWPNPASGIMRIAAIGTSPTSGSMVTVCDAAGRIRCVLSDREGVWSWDGRDSKGRPVEPGVYFAKPGPAGPTLKLVRVSQR, encoded by the coding sequence GTGCTTCTGGCCATTTCAGTATTCATACCTCTGCCCTTGTTTGCCGCAGTTCCTCTCCCCTCTTCGCCGTCGTGGACATCCAGCGACAATGACTATTCAACCGGTGGCGCGTTTGCGGACCTGAACGGGGACGGGTGGATTGACTTCATCACATCGAACGGCAACGACGAGGCTGTGGACCACAACGGCGTATACATGAACAACCACGGGACGATTGAGGCAGTCGCATCCTGGCGCTCTGCCGATAGCGGCTACTTCGGGCACTGCTACGTGGGAGACGTGAACAATGACGGTCTGCCGGACCTCGCGGTCGCCTTCCTGGGTAAGAGCGACACCGGGGAATTGACTGCTCGCATCTATCGCAACGATGGCGGCACCCTGGGACCTGCACCGTGGTGGAAGGCACATGACAAGCACTCTTCTTTCGACTGCTGTCTGGGTGACGTTGACCTCGACGGACGGCTGGACCTTGCCATCAGCGCCGGCGACGCCTACACGAGCGAGACCGACTCGGTCCGTATCTACCACAACAACGGCACGACTTTCGACACGCTGCCGTTCTGGACCGCGCACGATGGTACTCCATCCGACGCGGTTCGGTTCTGCGATATCGACAACGACGGCGACCTTGACCTTTTCGTGGGTCAGCACGGCAAGGTTTCCATGTACCGGAACAACGCGGGCACGCTGAGCCAGACTCCCACCTGGGTGGCTCACAGCGGCGTCGGCTGGGTCCTGCGTCTTGCCCTGGCCGACTACGACAATGATGGTTATCCCGACCTTGCCGTGGCCTGCAATGGCCAAATCGGTGACTCGAACTGCATCAAGGTGTTCCACAACAACTCCGGCACGCTCGACACCATTGCTTCGTTCACGATGCTCCGGGCGAACACGTATTCATCCTGCGTGGCGTGGGCCGACGTGAACGGCGACCAGTACCTCGACCTAACGGGCGGCGGCTGGTGGGAACCGGCGGTCGTGTTTGAGAATCACGCCGGGGAGCTGGACACGACGCCGACATGGTCTTGGGCGCCCGCGAACCACAGCGATCTCGTGTGTGAGGCAGAGGCATGGGGCGACGTGACTAACCGACACCTCGCCTCGGTCGCAGAATCATTCGACGGTGACGGGCAGCGGAAGCTGTTCAATCTGCATCGCCGTCCCATCCAGTTCATCGATAGCGTCAGCGTCGGCGCCGTGCGCTTACCTGCGGCCGGGTTCTGTTCAGACCCGCTGCTTGGCTATGTCAGCATCGCCTCGGCACCGCCCTCGGGCTCAGCCAATGTTGTCTGCTTCTACCGCTTCTCGAACTACCCCGACCTTGCAGTGACGAACTGGGACCAGACCCACGGCAACTACGTGTTCCTGAATACAGCGTCGGGCGGAGTCGCAAACCAGCCGACGCCGCTTGCCGCCTCGCGATTCAAAGCATGGCCCAACCCCGCTTCAGGTATCATGAGGATTGCGGCTATCGGAACGTCGCCCACATCCGGCAGCATGGTGACAGTGTGCGACGCGGCAGGACGCATCCGATGTGTCCTCAGTGACCGTGAAGGCGTGTGGTCGTGGGATGGCCGGGACAGCAAAGGCAGGCCGGTCGAACCCGGCGTCTACTTCGCGAAGCCAGGCCCGGCCGGCCCGACACTGAAACTCGTCCGGGTTTCACAGCGCTGA
- a CDS encoding trypsin-like peptidase domain-containing protein codes for MKQALACIVMIAGAALAQVSFSSAANAVRPSLVSIVTEKAVAGAGDSGTRGPTQSQELGSGFVIDTLGHILTCNHVVADYEDVTVRFSDDKTYGGNDVVVVGVDPVTDLAVVQVRAKRRFTPAVLGNSDGLEVGQPVMAMGSPFGLEGTATAGIVSGLSRWGLAKSTGPDFQDFIQTDALINPGNSGGPLVDVQGRVVGVSSFIRTPRSGPTGIGFATPIDLAKSVAEQLIRNGKVTRGYIGMTTQAITEAIGQAIGASPGCGALVASVDPGQPADRAGIRPGDVIIDLDSRSIPDVRWFQSEVASRSPGETVGLGVLRGRSGGPERILIVILGSWVTPAPPMPRVFTTKHWLGIVVKDYHAAEPRSGEPDYGIEVTDVEGGTGAEAGLRSGDVINEINLAPVRSAADFEKIQKVMAGSKRPLLFRVFRGREAFYAAVKP; via the coding sequence ATGAAGCAAGCGCTTGCCTGTATTGTCATGATTGCCGGTGCGGCGCTGGCGCAGGTCAGTTTCTCTTCCGCGGCGAATGCGGTGCGGCCGTCGCTTGTGAGCATTGTGACCGAAAAGGCGGTAGCCGGGGCAGGCGACTCGGGTACCCGGGGGCCCACCCAGTCGCAGGAATTGGGCAGCGGGTTTGTCATCGACACGCTGGGCCACATTCTGACCTGCAACCACGTCGTGGCTGACTACGAGGACGTGACGGTCAGATTCTCGGACGACAAGACCTATGGCGGGAACGATGTCGTCGTGGTGGGCGTGGACCCGGTCACCGACCTCGCGGTCGTTCAGGTAAGGGCGAAGCGCCGGTTCACACCGGCAGTGCTCGGCAACTCGGACGGGCTGGAGGTTGGACAGCCGGTCATGGCCATGGGCAGCCCGTTCGGCCTCGAAGGTACGGCGACGGCCGGCATCGTCAGCGGCCTGTCGCGGTGGGGGCTGGCCAAGTCAACCGGCCCTGATTTCCAGGATTTCATCCAGACCGACGCGCTCATCAACCCCGGCAACTCCGGCGGCCCTCTGGTCGACGTGCAGGGGCGGGTCGTAGGCGTGAGCAGCTTCATTCGCACGCCACGCAGTGGGCCGACCGGCATCGGGTTCGCCACGCCCATCGACCTGGCGAAATCGGTCGCGGAGCAGCTCATAAGAAACGGTAAGGTGACACGAGGCTACATCGGCATGACGACCCAGGCGATAACTGAGGCAATCGGTCAAGCAATTGGCGCGAGCCCGGGATGTGGAGCACTGGTCGCATCGGTTGACCCGGGCCAGCCTGCAGACAGGGCGGGAATCAGACCTGGTGATGTGATAATAGACCTCGATAGCAGATCGATTCCGGATGTACGCTGGTTCCAGAGCGAGGTGGCCAGTCGCAGCCCAGGCGAGACAGTCGGGCTTGGCGTCCTCAGGGGACGAAGCGGTGGCCCCGAGAGGATCTTGATTGTCATCCTCGGGTCATGGGTCACGCCAGCGCCGCCGATGCCTAGAGTTTTCACGACCAAACACTGGCTTGGAATCGTGGTGAAGGATTACCACGCCGCAGAGCCACGGTCCGGCGAACCTGACTATGGTATTGAGGTCACGGACGTCGAGGGGGGCACCGGCGCGGAGGCAGGCCTTCGGTCCGGCGACGTCATCAACGAAATCAACCTCGCACCGGTGCGCAGCGCGGCCGATTTTGAGAAGATACAGAAGGTGATGGCCGGTTCGAAGCGTCCGTTGCTGTTCCGCGTCTTCAGAGGGCGCGAGGCCTTCTACGCTGCGGTGAAGCCCTAG
- a CDS encoding biotin--[acetyl-CoA-carboxylase] ligase codes for MAATRVSGEQLSRLASYGSLHLLDEVGSTNDYALALPDEHVTAVVVASRQNKGKGRFRRQWFSDDSSLTASVRLFTGAPDFATPPFLPQLAGLALTRAVAVESGLAAHLRWPNDLIYREQKLAGVLCERRRNVIAIGVGLNVNQESFPPDLPDAASLRMNTNCQWDRFILLEGFLRELFAGLERARKGESAQLLAEIKERSSVMHRRVEIQTLLRKHVGTVIDLDSDGRIVLRTDSGRLVVIGAGDARRVR; via the coding sequence GTGGCAGCCACAAGAGTGTCCGGAGAACAACTCTCCAGGCTTGCGAGCTATGGCAGCCTGCACTTGCTGGACGAGGTCGGCTCGACCAATGACTACGCGCTGGCGCTGCCGGACGAGCACGTCACCGCGGTCGTCGTGGCCAGCCGGCAGAACAAGGGCAAGGGCCGGTTCAGAAGACAATGGTTCTCGGACGACTCAAGTCTTACTGCATCGGTACGCCTCTTCACCGGCGCGCCCGACTTCGCTACTCCCCCGTTCCTGCCGCAACTGGCCGGGCTGGCGCTGACCCGCGCCGTCGCGGTGGAGTCGGGACTGGCTGCACATCTACGCTGGCCCAACGACCTTATTTACCGGGAGCAGAAGCTGGCCGGCGTCCTGTGCGAACGCAGGCGGAACGTGATCGCAATCGGCGTCGGACTGAACGTCAATCAGGAATCGTTCCCGCCTGACCTGCCGGACGCCGCGTCCCTGAGGATGAACACGAACTGCCAGTGGGACAGGTTCATCCTGCTTGAGGGTTTTCTCCGCGAGTTGTTCGCAGGTCTTGAGCGGGCACGCAAGGGCGAGTCAGCTCAGCTGCTGGCAGAGATCAAGGAACGCTCATCTGTCATGCACCGCCGCGTGGAAATCCAGACCCTCTTGCGCAAGCACGTCGGAACCGTGATTGACCTCGATTCCGACGGCAGAATAGTGCTGCGAACCGATTCTGGAAGGCTGGTAGTGATCGGGGCCGGGGACGCGCGCCGGGTTAGATGA
- a CDS encoding histone deacetylase, with translation MRFVYSDRYKLDIGAHVFQMEKYAMVRDNLLTAGQAEPTDFIEPPEPNLDDIRLVHTPEYVDDLLNLRWSQRTVHSELPLNSEVVQGFMLFASGTVTACRFALEDKIAMHLGGGFHHAYADHGEGFCYINDIAVGIRKMQQEKRIERAAVIDCDLHQGNGTAKIFQGDTKVFTFSIHQERLYPVKERSDYDIGLDEETGDELYNEQLQGVVGKILAQHKPELVVYVAGADPFKFDQLGALRLTKRGLAFRDRIVIDGCYKRGIPVVPVTAGGYAHDPTDTAEIHTNTARECLRVLGQLKPAVKPPESGEQPAPSQPEQQPS, from the coding sequence ATGAGATTCGTCTATTCCGACCGCTACAAGTTGGACATCGGCGCGCATGTTTTCCAGATGGAGAAGTATGCGATGGTGCGGGATAACCTGCTGACCGCCGGTCAGGCAGAGCCGACCGACTTCATCGAACCGCCGGAGCCCAACCTTGACGACATCCGGCTCGTGCACACGCCGGAGTATGTTGACGACCTGCTCAACCTCCGCTGGAGTCAGCGAACCGTACACTCCGAGCTCCCGTTGAACTCAGAGGTAGTTCAGGGCTTCATGCTTTTCGCATCCGGGACCGTGACGGCCTGCCGGTTTGCGCTCGAGGACAAGATCGCGATGCACCTCGGCGGCGGGTTTCACCATGCGTACGCCGACCACGGCGAGGGATTCTGCTACATCAACGACATCGCCGTCGGCATCCGCAAGATGCAGCAGGAGAAGCGCATCGAGCGGGCCGCCGTCATCGACTGCGACCTGCATCAGGGCAACGGCACCGCCAAGATATTCCAGGGCGACACCAAAGTCTTCACCTTCTCGATTCACCAGGAACGTCTCTACCCGGTCAAGGAACGTTCCGACTACGACATCGGGCTGGACGAAGAAACGGGCGACGAACTCTACAACGAGCAGTTGCAGGGCGTCGTGGGCAAGATACTCGCACAGCACAAACCCGAGCTCGTGGTCTACGTGGCCGGAGCCGACCCGTTCAAGTTCGACCAGCTCGGGGCCCTGCGCCTGACCAAGCGCGGTCTGGCCTTCCGTGACCGGATAGTCATCGATGGTTGCTACAAACGGGGAATCCCGGTCGTGCCGGTCACTGCCGGCGGCTACGCGCATGACCCGACGGACACGGCTGAAATCCACACCAACACCGCGCGGGAATGTCTGCGCGTGCTGGGACAGTTGAAGCCGGCAGTGAAGCCTCCTGAATCAGGCGAGCAGCCGGCGCCTTCCCAGCCAGAGCAACAGCCGTCTTGA
- a CDS encoding 4Fe-4S dicluster domain-containing protein, protein MAKVNRVTIEKNRCKGCALCVNTCPKQVLAMSKEINDKGYFYASAANPQACIGCRFCAFMCPDVAITIEQEETAQKEQVNG, encoded by the coding sequence ATGGCCAAGGTTAACAGGGTGACAATCGAGAAGAACCGATGCAAGGGTTGCGCGCTCTGCGTCAACACCTGTCCTAAACAGGTGCTGGCGATGTCCAAGGAGATAAACGACAAGGGCTATTTCTATGCCAGCGCCGCAAACCCGCAGGCCTGCATCGGCTGCCGTTTCTGCGCGTTCATGTGCCCGGACGTGGCAATAACCATCGAACAGGAAGAAACGGCACAGAAGGAGCAAGTCAATGGCTAA
- a CDS encoding acyl-CoA dehydratase activase-related protein: protein MRIGICRALHTYHHYAMWRTFFAELGWEVVLSDPTSRPVIDQGVRLSPSELCLPVKAFLGHVAVSMDKVDALFLPRIVCTRLAGDWYFGCPKAIALPDLTRAVFESLPTVVEPVLDGNLQTEEQAFCAAVSRFDQGPRLRSAFSNARAAAQAAARRTREESSPLHMFGCNRDGLMPESGAIKVGVVGHPYLLFDSGLGLDLLGKVRKAGARTVVVFPTDAELEAESRQDWALNWYYELELLAAARRLLEVEKVDGLLLVASFACGTGAVTNELIQRIAVHQHRVPTVLLLLDEHTGEAGLVTRVESFVDLLRLRKR from the coding sequence ATGAGAATCGGCATCTGTCGCGCGCTCCATACCTACCACCACTATGCCATGTGGCGTACGTTCTTCGCCGAGCTCGGGTGGGAGGTCGTGCTTTCTGACCCCACCAGTCGACCCGTGATTGACCAGGGCGTGAGATTATCACCTTCAGAACTCTGTCTGCCGGTCAAGGCATTCCTGGGACACGTTGCCGTGTCAATGGACAAGGTCGATGCGCTCTTCCTGCCCAGAATCGTCTGCACCAGGCTCGCGGGCGACTGGTACTTCGGCTGTCCCAAGGCAATCGCGTTGCCCGACCTGACACGGGCCGTATTCGAATCACTGCCGACAGTCGTCGAGCCTGTCTTGGATGGTAATCTCCAAACCGAAGAGCAGGCCTTCTGCGCCGCGGTCTCCCGTTTCGACCAGGGACCGCGCCTCCGGAGCGCCTTTAGCAACGCCCGGGCGGCCGCGCAGGCCGCTGCCAGGAGGACGCGCGAAGAGAGTTCGCCGTTGCACATGTTCGGTTGCAACCGAGACGGTCTGATGCCTGAAAGCGGAGCCATCAAGGTTGGTGTTGTAGGCCATCCCTATCTGCTGTTTGACTCGGGCCTCGGGCTTGATCTGCTGGGCAAGGTCAGGAAGGCCGGCGCGCGCACCGTGGTCGTCTTTCCGACCGATGCCGAGCTTGAGGCCGAGTCGCGGCAGGACTGGGCGCTCAACTGGTACTACGAACTGGAGCTGCTGGCCGCGGCCCGGCGGCTGCTTGAGGTCGAGAAGGTAGACGGATTGCTGCTGGTGGCCAGCTTCGCATGTGGAACCGGAGCGGTGACGAATGAGCTCATTCAGCGCATCGCCGTACATCAGCATCGTGTTCCAACGGTTCTGTTGTTGCTGGACGAGCATACGGGCGAGGCCGGGCTGGTCACGCGAGTTGAGTCGTTCGTCGACCTGCTGAGATTGAGGAAACGGTGA
- a CDS encoding 2-oxoacid:acceptor oxidoreductase family protein, translating to MQVETVFAGFGGQGVMLAGKLFAEVGMELGKEVVWLPSYGPEMRGGTANCTVIIGDEPIASPIVSNPRDTVVMNRPSLERFCPSQQPDGFSIVNTSLITVRPDRKDLVVVEVPANQIAIDAGSGKAANMVMLGAYVGATGLVPFDAVVEMTKHEFVRKAKLIPLNVKCLEEGYKLGRAGRA from the coding sequence ATGCAGGTTGAGACAGTGTTCGCCGGATTCGGCGGACAGGGAGTGATGCTCGCGGGCAAGCTGTTCGCGGAGGTCGGCATGGAACTGGGCAAGGAAGTGGTCTGGCTGCCGTCGTACGGACCGGAGATGCGGGGCGGCACGGCCAACTGCACGGTGATCATCGGCGACGAGCCGATTGCATCACCGATCGTCTCGAACCCGCGCGACACGGTCGTAATGAACCGGCCCTCGCTTGAGCGGTTCTGCCCGAGCCAGCAGCCGGACGGGTTCTCGATAGTGAACACGTCGCTCATCACGGTGAGGCCGGACCGGAAGGACCTGGTCGTGGTCGAAGTGCCGGCCAACCAGATCGCCATTGACGCGGGCTCCGGCAAAGCGGCGAATATGGTCATGCTCGGCGCCTACGTCGGTGCAACCGGGCTGGTGCCGTTTGACGCCGTGGTCGAAATGACCAAGCACGAGTTCGTCCGGAAGGCGAAGCTGATTCCGCTGAACGTAAAGTGCCTTGAGGAAGGCTACAAGCTGGGCCGGGCCGGAAGGGCATAG
- a CDS encoding 3-methyl-2-oxobutanoate dehydrogenase subunit VorB yields MAKVLMKGNEAIAESAIRAGGLVYFCYPLTPQSEVAEYLSRRMPEVGGAFLQAESEVAVANMVYGAAGASARAWTTSSSPGISLMMEGISYIAAAELPAVFVNIVRTGPGLGGILPSQGDYFQAVKGGGHGDYRCLVLAPSSVQEAVDLMPLAFDRADRYRNPVIVIGDGMIGQMMEPVEFKEPKFPPLPPKDWATTGAKGRKPNVVNSLYLDPVAEERLNNVLAEKYEMMRREEVRFEEFNTDKPYRVLLVAYGTTARICKTAIAQLASQGITAALLRPISLFPFPDAKVLELGHKAEFLLSVEMSMGQMVEDVHCAMGHEKPVYFFGRSGGMVPSPEEVVHAVKSRLSGTSSAERRLTNEGARTSKGGKS; encoded by the coding sequence ATGGCTAAGGTGCTGATGAAGGGCAATGAGGCGATTGCCGAATCCGCGATTCGGGCCGGCGGGCTGGTCTATTTCTGCTACCCGCTGACCCCGCAGTCGGAGGTGGCCGAGTATCTTTCGCGTCGGATGCCTGAGGTCGGCGGCGCGTTCCTGCAGGCTGAGAGCGAAGTGGCGGTCGCGAACATGGTCTACGGCGCGGCCGGCGCCAGCGCGCGGGCGTGGACGACGTCGTCCAGCCCGGGCATCAGCCTGATGATGGAGGGAATCAGCTACATCGCCGCGGCCGAGCTGCCGGCGGTGTTTGTGAACATTGTCCGGACCGGACCGGGCCTCGGTGGCATTCTACCGTCGCAGGGCGACTACTTTCAGGCCGTGAAGGGCGGCGGACACGGCGACTACCGGTGCCTGGTGCTGGCCCCGTCCTCGGTGCAGGAGGCAGTCGACCTGATGCCGCTTGCGTTCGACCGGGCGGACCGTTATCGCAACCCGGTCATCGTCATCGGCGACGGCATGATCGGCCAGATGATGGAGCCGGTTGAGTTCAAGGAACCGAAGTTCCCGCCCCTGCCGCCCAAGGACTGGGCCACGACGGGCGCCAAGGGCCGCAAACCCAACGTGGTGAATTCGCTGTACCTCGACCCGGTAGCCGAGGAGAGGCTCAACAACGTGCTCGCCGAGAAGTATGAGATGATGCGGCGCGAGGAAGTACGTTTCGAGGAGTTTAACACCGACAAACCGTACCGGGTCTTGCTGGTGGCCTACGGTACGACCGCCCGCATCTGCAAGACTGCCATCGCGCAACTGGCGTCTCAGGGAATCACGGCGGCCCTGTTGCGGCCGATATCACTCTTCCCGTTCCCGGACGCAAAGGTGCTGGAGTTGGGACACAAAGCCGAGTTCCTGCTGTCGGTTGAGATGTCGATGGGCCAGATGGTCGAGGACGTGCACTGCGCGATGGGGCACGAGAAACCGGTGTACTTCTTCGGCCGGTCGGGCGGCATGGTGCCGTCCCCGGAGGAAGTAGTCCACGCAGTCAAGTCCCGGCTCAGTGGAACGTCGAGTGCCGAACGACGACTGACGAATGAGGGAGCCCGAACCTCCAAAGGAGGCAAATCGTGA
- a CDS encoding thiamine pyrophosphate-dependent enzyme, producing the protein MKTLFKGPESLSTAVTHYCPGCTHGIIHRLIAEVIDELTLRERTVGIAPVGCSVLAFNYFNMDFQQAAHGRAPALATGIKRARPDLITFTYQGDGDLASIGMAEIIHAANRGEKFTVVFVNNAIYGMTGGQMAPTTMPGQVTTTSPKGRDVKDVGYPVRMCELLASLRTPGFIERVAVHTPQHVVKARRVLKTAFELQRDNKCFTFVEVLSTCPTNWGKTPFEATKWLEENMVPYYPIQNFKRYDDETAGPAPQAPDSKPEGGAHAG; encoded by the coding sequence GTGAAGACCCTGTTCAAAGGACCTGAGTCCCTGTCCACGGCCGTAACCCACTACTGCCCGGGCTGCACTCACGGCATCATTCACCGGCTTATCGCCGAGGTAATTGACGAACTGACGCTGCGCGAGCGGACCGTGGGCATCGCTCCGGTCGGGTGCTCGGTGCTGGCATTCAACTACTTCAACATGGATTTCCAGCAGGCCGCCCATGGCCGGGCTCCGGCCCTTGCCACCGGCATCAAGCGGGCGCGACCCGACCTCATCACCTTCACTTACCAGGGCGACGGCGACCTTGCGTCAATCGGCATGGCCGAAATAATCCACGCCGCCAATCGCGGCGAGAAGTTCACTGTGGTATTCGTCAACAACGCCATCTACGGCATGACCGGCGGCCAGATGGCGCCGACCACGATGCCGGGACAGGTGACGACCACCAGTCCCAAGGGCAGGGATGTCAAAGACGTTGGCTACCCGGTGCGAATGTGCGAGCTCTTGGCCAGCCTGCGCACACCGGGCTTCATCGAGCGCGTCGCGGTCCACACTCCGCAGCACGTCGTGAAGGCACGGCGAGTCCTGAAGACCGCCTTCGAGCTGCAGCGCGACAACAAATGCTTCACGTTCGTCGAGGTACTCTCCACCTGCCCGACCAACTGGGGAAAGACACCGTTCGAGGCCACCAAGTGGCTGGAAGAGAACATGGTGCCATATTACCCGATACAGAACTTCAAGCGGTACGATGATGAGACGGCCGGCCCCGCGCCTCAAGCCCCAGACTCCAAGCCGGAAGGGGGAGCCCATGCAGGTTGA
- a CDS encoding PKD domain-containing protein translates to MFKSLRLSAVIAVVVLLVGAGCKKNSPPNPPDIQGPASARPAVALSYGFTSTDPDGDSVSYSVSWGDGTPASWSPGNPSGAEYFESHTYADSGKYFIKAMAKDMKNSESAWSDSVQITIGSFPPNTPVRPQGKAACTTGVAYTYTTKASHPLKDSVKLQFYWGGAAGDTSAWGALVASDQNYSTVHTFTTRGTYKVAARAMDAYGLRSAWSDSLVVTVDSPVHANPGEQPHSLVLSAASDSTVNIAWAAPTDSAPSRYVISFKQTRTTTFDSVGYTTTALSFVHNPSYKTGTYQVTAVFAGGLRNPSAETPTTTPAYNVTPIIPELSDTAYGNAGYGWDRAGSGAELHDMTNTDTAALVDFYVTDFKAGYAGPLYYTASPQLAPTDPGGIGIPASPYWHNTGFTLLDSGATEDDPLPRYASYRYRDSAALDTFPMFTAFYTYDSFFGLVKTNSIDLNAGTANIETWFQRVKNLRLIQH, encoded by the coding sequence ATGTTCAAGTCGTTGCGACTTAGCGCGGTGATTGCAGTTGTGGTACTACTGGTCGGAGCAGGATGTAAGAAGAACTCTCCGCCCAATCCCCCTGACATTCAGGGCCCGGCTTCGGCAAGGCCGGCCGTGGCCCTAAGCTACGGGTTCACGAGCACCGACCCTGACGGCGACAGCGTGTCGTATTCCGTCTCGTGGGGCGACGGCACTCCTGCCTCGTGGTCGCCGGGTAACCCGAGCGGCGCAGAGTATTTCGAGAGTCACACCTATGCCGACTCCGGAAAGTATTTCATCAAGGCCATGGCCAAGGACATGAAGAACAGCGAGTCGGCCTGGTCGGATTCCGTCCAGATAACGATTGGCTCGTTCCCGCCGAACACGCCCGTCCGTCCGCAGGGCAAGGCCGCGTGTACGACCGGGGTCGCGTACACCTACACCACGAAGGCCTCGCACCCGTTGAAGGACAGCGTCAAGCTGCAGTTCTACTGGGGCGGCGCTGCCGGCGATACCTCGGCGTGGGGCGCGCTGGTCGCCAGCGACCAGAACTATTCGACCGTGCACACGTTCACGACTAGAGGGACCTACAAAGTGGCGGCGAGGGCTATGGATGCATACGGCCTCAGGTCGGCCTGGTCGGACTCGCTGGTAGTCACGGTCGACTCTCCGGTACACGCCAATCCCGGTGAGCAGCCGCACAGTCTGGTGCTCAGCGCCGCAAGTGACAGTACGGTCAACATAGCATGGGCTGCCCCGACCGATTCGGCGCCCAGCCGGTACGTCATCTCGTTCAAGCAAACCCGGACCACGACATTCGATTCGGTCGGCTACACGACCACGGCACTGAGCTTTGTTCACAACCCGTCCTACAAGACCGGCACCTATCAGGTGACCGCGGTGTTCGCCGGCGGACTGAGGAACCCCTCGGCTGAGACTCCGACCACGACCCCGGCATACAACGTCACGCCGATAATTCCGGAGCTGAGCGACACGGCCTACGGCAACGCCGGCTATGGTTGGGACCGGGCCGGCTCAGGGGCAGAGTTGCACGACATGACCAATACCGACACGGCGGCCCTGGTTGACTTCTACGTCACCGACTTCAAGGCGGGTTACGCCGGGCCCTTGTACTACACGGCCAGTCCGCAACTGGCGCCGACCGACCCGGGCGGCATCGGCATTCCGGCATCGCCCTACTGGCACAACACCGGGTTCACACTTCTCGACAGCGGTGCGACCGAGGACGACCCGCTTCCCCGCTACGCCTCATATCGCTATCGGGACAGCGCGGCCCTCGACACATTCCCCATGTTCACCGCGTTCTATACCTACGACAGCTTCTTTGGCCTGGTGAAAACAAACAGCATCGACTTGAACGCCGGGACCGCCAACATCGAGACCTGGTTCCAGCGCGTCAAGAACCTTCGCCTGATACAGCACTGA
- a CDS encoding DUF4342 domain-containing protein, protein MNDNTGKNERTWTEHVEVAGSELVDRVKELVKAGNVRKVILRTPDNKLLLEIPLTAGAVAGGVVVLVAPVLAALGAMAALLAKVKVEVVRTDRVDD, encoded by the coding sequence GTGAATGACAATACCGGTAAGAACGAGCGCACGTGGACCGAGCATGTTGAAGTCGCTGGCTCCGAACTGGTCGACCGAGTCAAGGAGCTGGTGAAGGCCGGCAACGTCCGGAAAGTGATTCTGAGAACGCCCGACAACAAGTTGCTGCTGGAGATACCGCTTACCGCCGGCGCGGTCGCCGGCGGAGTCGTCGTGCTGGTTGCGCCGGTGCTAGCAGCGCTGGGAGCGATGGCCGCGCTGCTGGCCAAGGTGAAGGTCGAAGTAGTCAGGACCGACCGAGTCGACGACTAG